Proteins encoded within one genomic window of Microbacterium sp. LKL04:
- a CDS encoding enoyl-CoA hydratase-related protein produces the protein MTDYATILTETRGRVGWITLNRPEALNALNAQVMHDVVDAAEAFDADAGIGAIVVTGSERAFAAGADIKEMEALSGSEMLLANHFGEWSRFAAVRTPTVAAVAGYALGGGCELAMMCDIILAADTARFGQPEIGLGVIPGLGGTQRLVRAIGSFKAAEIVLTGRQLAADEAERAGLVSRVVPAAELLEDAQRTAETIAAKPLPALYAATAALDVAEESTLAEGLRFERQAFAGLFDTADQKEGMAAFREKRTPEFRHR, from the coding sequence ATGACGGATTACGCGACCATCCTCACCGAGACGCGCGGACGCGTCGGGTGGATCACCCTCAACCGGCCCGAGGCGCTGAACGCCCTGAATGCGCAGGTCATGCACGATGTCGTGGATGCCGCGGAGGCCTTCGACGCCGATGCCGGGATCGGCGCGATCGTCGTGACGGGCAGTGAGCGGGCGTTCGCGGCGGGGGCGGACATCAAAGAGATGGAGGCGCTCAGCGGCAGCGAGATGCTGCTCGCGAACCACTTCGGCGAGTGGTCGCGGTTCGCCGCGGTGCGGACGCCGACGGTCGCTGCGGTGGCGGGCTACGCGCTGGGCGGCGGGTGCGAGCTGGCGATGATGTGCGACATCATCCTCGCGGCGGACACTGCGCGTTTCGGGCAGCCCGAGATCGGTCTCGGGGTGATCCCGGGGCTCGGCGGAACGCAGCGGCTGGTGCGTGCAATCGGCTCGTTCAAGGCCGCGGAGATCGTGCTGACGGGTCGGCAGCTTGCGGCGGACGAGGCCGAGCGTGCCGGGCTGGTCTCGCGCGTCGTCCCCGCGGCGGAGCTTCTGGAGGACGCGCAGCGCACGGCGGAAACGATCGCGGCGAAGCCGTTGCCGGCGCTGTACGCGGCGACGGCGGCGCTCGACGTGGCGGAGGAATCGACGCTCGCCGAAGGGTTGCGCTTCGAGCGGCAGGCGTTCGCCGGGCTGTTCGACACCGCGGACCAGAAGGAGGGCATGGCCGCCTTCCGCGAGAAGCGGACGCCGGAGTTCCGTCACCGATGA
- a CDS encoding choice-of-anchor I family protein: MPSHAFRSTVRRAFALGVVTTVACTLTVTAASTATAAVVPDPITRSAPDAALTLTPVGSYETGVFDASAAEIVAAYKDRLFVVNAQAGVIDVLDASDPAAPKKLFSLASDGVANSVAIREDGLGIAAIEASDKTAPGHLVFFDADAASPAAATLGFVQVGSLPDMVTVSADGAYAVVANEGEPADDFSSDPEGSIGVVALPTSKTAPSQSAVRIADFHAYEADGALDPDVRVFGPTPHGDDHPVSRNLEPEYITVVGGVAYATLQEANAIATVDLASATVTDIHALGFKDHGLAKNALDPSDRDDKVALRTYEGLKGMYQPDAIDSYTAGGTTYLVTANEGDAREWGEYAEAVRAKDLGSKDLAPVCADSPVAGKLGNADLGRLNVTIENGLDADRGCYEELYSFGGRSFAIWTTDGELVWDSGSSFEEVTAAAAPEFFNSNHSESNLEGRSDDKGPEPESVTIGELSGRTYAFVGFERVGGIAAYDISDPASPTFVTYVNNRDFSQSVDDGGDLATAGDLGPEGVTFIPADQSPSGTPMLAVGNEVSGTTTLFAIEDALDPIDIDILTINDFHGRIEAGKDSSANQVGAAVLAGAVDAAEAKNPNTLVVSAGDNIGASTFTSFTQDDEPTIDSLVAAGLDVSAVGNHEFDRGFDDITDRVIPSYGSEDFALGANVYEKGTTTPALREYTVKTVDGVRVAFIGTVTTDTATMVSPDGIAGITFGDQLTAANRVAKKITDGDLADVTVLLTHSGTATSNDCGVVASDPSDFGKLVRGASPDIDAIVSAHTHQTYACEVAAPGGETRPVIQAAEYGTAMGRLSLEVDRSTKELLSIAGTTEKLLEGGYAPDAAVAKIVADATAYAEVEGSKEVGRISGDILRGGVKGSDRGVESTLGNTVADVYLWAASNEAYSGTPAQIALMNPGGLRADLLKGEDGIVSYREVADVQPFANTLVTVPLTGAQIKAILEQQWKATGERPKLHLGVSEGFSYEYTEATPLPGESVGRSGEVTSMTFKGEEIAADDVFTVVTNSFLAAGGDGFAAFAEGTVRTDTGQADLAATVEYFASRDVVDPAPLGRAVEVTEPTEPTEPGEPGEPGEPGEPTEPGEPSEPTEPGEPGEPTEPGDTGAWATVTLSTTRVEQGGSFRVSVSGLTAGQQIGATLFSEPMVITGIPAADADGRLAFTVAVPGDLETGAHTLVLSTDGGRDIRVPITVVLAGSLANAGGDPAPLIALVGGAGVLLVLGAVLMRRRRQLA; encoded by the coding sequence ATGCCTTCGCACGCCTTCCGCAGCACCGTCCGGCGCGCCTTCGCGCTGGGTGTCGTCACCACCGTCGCCTGCACACTCACCGTCACCGCCGCCTCGACAGCGACAGCCGCCGTCGTGCCCGACCCGATCACCCGCTCCGCTCCGGACGCCGCCCTCACGCTGACGCCCGTCGGCTCGTACGAGACCGGCGTCTTCGACGCGTCGGCAGCAGAGATCGTCGCCGCCTACAAGGACCGCCTGTTCGTCGTCAACGCCCAGGCAGGCGTCATCGACGTGCTCGACGCGTCCGACCCCGCCGCACCGAAGAAGCTCTTCTCGCTCGCCTCCGACGGCGTCGCGAACTCGGTCGCGATCCGCGAGGACGGCCTCGGCATCGCCGCCATCGAGGCCTCCGACAAGACCGCCCCCGGCCACCTCGTCTTCTTCGACGCGGATGCCGCCTCCCCCGCGGCCGCGACCCTCGGCTTCGTGCAGGTCGGCTCCCTGCCCGACATGGTCACCGTCTCGGCCGACGGCGCGTACGCGGTCGTCGCGAACGAGGGCGAGCCTGCCGACGACTTCAGCTCGGACCCCGAGGGATCGATCGGCGTCGTCGCACTGCCGACCTCGAAGACCGCCCCGTCGCAGAGCGCCGTCCGCATCGCGGACTTCCACGCCTACGAGGCCGACGGGGCCCTCGACCCCGACGTCCGCGTCTTCGGTCCGACCCCGCACGGCGACGACCACCCGGTCAGCCGCAACCTCGAGCCCGAGTACATCACCGTCGTGGGCGGCGTCGCGTACGCGACCCTGCAGGAGGCGAACGCCATCGCGACGGTCGATCTCGCCTCGGCTACCGTCACGGACATCCACGCCCTCGGCTTCAAGGACCACGGCCTCGCGAAGAACGCTCTCGACCCGAGCGACCGCGACGACAAGGTCGCCCTCCGCACCTACGAGGGTCTCAAGGGCATGTACCAGCCCGACGCCATCGACTCCTACACCGCCGGCGGCACCACCTATCTCGTGACCGCGAACGAGGGCGACGCCCGCGAGTGGGGTGAGTACGCCGAAGCCGTCCGCGCCAAGGACCTCGGCTCCAAGGACCTCGCCCCCGTCTGCGCCGACAGCCCGGTCGCCGGCAAGCTCGGCAACGCCGACCTCGGCCGCCTGAACGTCACGATCGAGAACGGCCTCGACGCCGACCGCGGCTGCTACGAGGAGCTCTACTCCTTCGGCGGCCGCTCGTTCGCGATCTGGACGACCGACGGTGAGCTCGTCTGGGACTCCGGGTCGAGCTTCGAAGAGGTCACCGCGGCCGCTGCGCCCGAGTTCTTCAACTCCAACCACTCCGAGTCGAACCTCGAGGGCCGCAGCGACGACAAGGGGCCTGAGCCCGAGAGCGTCACGATCGGCGAGCTGAGCGGGCGCACCTACGCGTTCGTCGGCTTCGAGCGCGTCGGCGGTATCGCGGCGTACGACATCAGCGACCCGGCATCCCCCACGTTCGTCACCTACGTCAACAACCGCGACTTCTCGCAGTCCGTCGACGACGGCGGCGACCTCGCCACAGCCGGCGACCTGGGACCCGAGGGGGTCACCTTCATCCCCGCCGACCAGTCACCCAGCGGCACCCCGATGCTCGCGGTCGGCAACGAGGTCTCGGGGACGACCACCCTGTTCGCCATCGAGGACGCCCTCGACCCGATCGACATCGACATCCTGACGATCAACGACTTCCATGGACGCATCGAAGCGGGCAAGGACAGCTCTGCGAACCAGGTCGGCGCCGCCGTCCTCGCCGGTGCTGTGGATGCCGCCGAGGCGAAGAACCCCAACACGCTGGTCGTCTCGGCCGGCGACAACATCGGCGCGTCGACGTTCACGTCCTTCACCCAGGACGACGAGCCGACCATCGACTCGCTGGTCGCTGCCGGGCTCGACGTCTCGGCGGTCGGAAACCACGAGTTCGACCGCGGCTTCGACGACATCACCGACCGCGTCATCCCGTCCTACGGGAGCGAGGACTTCGCCCTCGGCGCGAACGTCTATGAGAAGGGCACGACGACCCCCGCCCTCCGCGAGTACACCGTGAAGACGGTCGACGGCGTGCGCGTGGCGTTCATCGGCACTGTCACCACCGACACCGCGACGATGGTGAGCCCCGACGGCATCGCCGGCATCACCTTCGGCGACCAGCTGACCGCCGCGAACCGCGTCGCGAAGAAGATCACCGACGGCGACCTCGCCGACGTCACGGTGCTGCTCACCCACTCGGGTACGGCGACATCGAACGACTGCGGCGTCGTGGCATCCGACCCGTCCGACTTCGGGAAGCTCGTCCGCGGTGCGTCCCCGGACATCGACGCGATCGTCTCGGCGCACACGCACCAGACATACGCATGCGAGGTCGCGGCGCCGGGCGGCGAGACCCGTCCGGTCATCCAGGCTGCCGAGTACGGCACCGCGATGGGCCGTCTGTCGCTCGAGGTCGACCGTTCCACCAAGGAGCTGCTGTCGATCGCGGGCACGACCGAGAAGCTCCTCGAGGGGGGCTACGCTCCGGATGCCGCCGTCGCGAAGATCGTGGCCGACGCCACCGCGTACGCCGAGGTCGAAGGGTCGAAGGAGGTCGGTCGCATCAGCGGCGACATCCTGCGGGGCGGTGTGAAGGGCTCGGACCGCGGCGTCGAATCGACGCTCGGCAACACCGTCGCGGACGTCTACCTGTGGGCCGCCTCGAACGAGGCCTACAGCGGGACGCCGGCGCAGATCGCTCTCATGAACCCGGGCGGCCTGCGTGCGGACCTGCTGAAGGGCGAGGACGGCATCGTCAGCTACCGCGAGGTCGCCGACGTGCAGCCGTTCGCGAACACCCTGGTCACCGTTCCCCTGACCGGCGCGCAGATCAAGGCGATCCTGGAGCAGCAGTGGAAGGCGACGGGCGAGCGCCCGAAGCTGCACCTGGGCGTCTCGGAGGGCTTCTCTTACGAATACACCGAAGCGACGCCCCTCCCGGGTGAGAGCGTCGGACGCTCAGGCGAGGTCACGTCGATGACGTTCAAGGGTGAGGAGATCGCCGCGGACGACGTCTTCACCGTCGTCACGAACTCGTTCCTGGCCGCCGGCGGCGACGGGTTCGCGGCCTTCGCCGAGGGCACCGTCCGCACCGACACCGGCCAGGCCGACCTCGCCGCCACGGTGGAGTACTTCGCGTCCCGCGACGTCGTCGACCCGGCGCCCCTCGGCCGAGCCGTCGAAGTCACCGAACCCACCGAACCCACTGAACCCGGCGAGCCCGGCGAGCCCGGCGAGCCGGGCGAACCGACCGAACCCGGCGAGCCGAGCGAACCCACCGAACCCGGCGAGCCCGGCGAACCGACCGAGCCCGGCGACACCGGGGCCTGGGCGACCGTCACCCTGAGCACGACGCGGGTCGAGCAGGGCGGGTCGTTCCGCGTGTCGGTGTCGGGCCTGACCGCCGGGCAGCAGATCGGCGCGACGCTGTTCAGCGAGCCGATGGTCATCACCGGCATCCCGGCAGCGGATGCCGACGGTCGCCTCGCCTTCACCGTCGCCGTTCCGGGCGACCTCGAGACCGGCGCCCACACCCTGGTCCTGAGCACCGACGGCGGACGGGACATCCGCGTCCCGATCACCGTCGTGCTGGCGGGGAGCCTCGCGAACGCCGGCGGCGATCCCGCTCCGCTCATCGCGCTCGTCGGGGGTGCGGGCGTGCTGCTGGTGCTCGGCGCGGTGCTGATGCGTCGACGTCGCCAGCTGGCCTGA